Part of the Henckelia pumila isolate YLH828 chromosome 2, ASM3356847v2, whole genome shotgun sequence genome is shown below.
tcatCCTCGAACATTCCCCTGCATGCAATTGATGAGTCATCATTGCTCGGACACCTCATGGACAACTAGCTttagaagctccgatcaggatttAGGACATTCCGATCTGCCACGTTTCTTGCATCCGAACGTGAATCCATTTTCTTGTTTGTCTGCTatggatcggacgtttcgatcataGGTTCGGATATTCGAACTGTTCATTTGCAATCGAACTTGAGTATTGCTTCCAAacaagttcggaccttccgaactgagTTCGAATCTTCCAAACTTTCCTTACATCCGAACATGCCAAGGCCTCTAGTTCGGTGCTTTCGAACTGCACTTCGGATATTtcgatctttcttattttaatccTAATTAAGCCTTTGATTTGTTCTAATAATAACACTTAattttaacatttaattaacttaaactAGAGAGTACGAGCTACATCTCTAGTCTCCACTCATCGTTTTCTCTCAAAAACTTTAGAAAAAATCCCCTGAAATATGATAGAGGTTGTCTTTTAAACTACGACGAAAAGGGGTGCACGGTAATGGTGCGGATGCGTGCATTACTTGATAaacaatttatataaaaaaacacACGGTATTATGTTGCAAAGTGGTAAAGAAgaatgcatgtgtgtgtatatataaccATTCGATCAATATACATTCAGGCATTCGTTGGTACAATCGATAAATGATAAATATCTTGTTTTATCTCACATTCTgcataaattttataatttatcatcttattattcattattttataataatataatataatataataatatgagtCCAGCGGTATCTTAATCTTAATCAATAGTTATTTATTAGTATGTATACTAAAATTTGTCAACTTAATTTCGTAGTTTGCACAAAACAATTTGGTTTAGACATATTCTAGGAGCATTCTTTTTCATCCAAGCAAGAAaatgtgaatatttttaagaatcaGATCAGAAATTGATAAATGACACACCAATCGAAATCCAGACCGTCGATTCTAGCAGGTCAAACCCATCGACGGCCAATACTGCATCAGATTACACATCCTTTCTCAGGACACCTCCAGTTATGCTTCACTATACATATTAGCATATTTATAAATTTCATTTACCTTGGTATTTTCTCAGTGTTATTTCCTCAATCTCTCTATCTATACAGATTCACAATTTCTACACTCTCGACTTCGTGTTTCTCCACACACTGAGCCGAGCCACTCGTCGATCTTGTTGCACTCGGATCTCCAGGGTTTCCCAGTTGCATCACTCAATCCGCAGCAATGGCGAGtcatttttcatgttttatGTATTGATTTGATTTTGTGTTTATTAGATCTGGTATCggaatttttttcttatttagaTCACAATTTATGGGGGATGTGGGGATTATGATGTGTTTTTTTCCCCTCAATTCATGCGGAAGATGCGTATTCTGTATGGATTTTATACTGATTTGTTTTCCGAGATCTGACCTAATCTGGGATTGTTGTTCCATGTTATGAACTTTTATGTCGGTGCCGCTGCAGCCGCTCAGACTCGAAATCAAGGTACTGATAAGCATATAAATTGATGGCTACTGTTATAAATACGTTGTTGTGATATGTGCGTACTTGTGAGTGGAGCATTTGTTTTGATGCTGACTTGAAACCTTTCCACCAGAGGAAACTTGCTCAAAGATCAGAAAGAGTGAAATGTGTGGATCTGCACCCATCGGAGCCATGGTACGCTTCTTGTGCGATCAATCAAGATTTCTTTTCTATTCCTTAGTTGATGCCCCTGGCATTTGATGTTAGTAATGGATAATACATTCTTGCTTGTTTTTTCCCCATTCATTTAATTGTCTCTTATTTTTTAATGTTTGGACATCCTACTACTTCTTTGGCATCCCACAACAGCATCTGTTTGAGGTTTTCTGTGCTTTTTGAACATGTTTGAGATGGCAGTTTACTGGGTTTTAATTATTCTATAATGTTTGTTCCCTTACAGGATGTTGGCAAGTTTGTATTCAGGGACTGTTTGCATTTGGAATTATCAGACCCAGGTGTGCAAATTGTAGTTGACATAATTATTTGTATGCGTTTGCCTTTGAATCTTGCTTGGATGTTGTGTATTTTCCATTTACTTTCTAAACTTAGTATTGATCATTGTTTGAAATCTTCGAGAATTCGGCCAGATCTCGACTATCGGATTCTACGCACTGATGAAAATGTAAATAATTTAGCGTAGAGATGAAAAAAATTGTTAGTTTCTTTCACAACTAACTCCTGTTTTTTTCCCCCATTTTTATACACGTGTTGTGTGAGTGTGATGATTGGTATTAGCTTGTTTACGTAATCTACAAGTTTTCTGCTTTAGGAGGGAAGTTTTGAAAGGAAATAAATGTACTAGCAACATTATTTGTCTCTTTATTTTGTATCAGTGTGAGAACCGTGTGAATTATGACCCATTGTTACCATTTTGGGTCTGCTCTTGAAGTTTCTTCAAGTTTTGCTGCTATCTCTCTTTTGAGGGGGTTTAAAGCCTAAATGACTTTTTGAAATGTTATCTTTTGTGTTGCAGACGATGGTTAAGTCTTTTGAGGTTACGGAACTACCAGGTGCATGATTAGATTGGAATATTTATCTTTTATGCTCGAATAACATTTTCTATTGTAACAAGGAGCATTTTCTCATGCTCTATCCTACCGTTTAATCTCACAGTTAGGTCTGCGAAGTTCATAGCACGCAAGCAGTGGGTTGTTGCTGGTGCTGATGATATGTTCATTCGTGTGTACAATTACAATACAATGGATAAGGTCAAAGTGTTTGAAGCTCATACTGATTATATCAGATGTGTATCTGTTCATCCCACTCTTCCGTATGTGCTGTCATCCTCTGATGACATGCTCATAAAGCTCTGGGATTGGGAAAAGGGGTGGGTATGCACTCAAATATTCGAGGGTCATTCCCATTATGTCATGCAAGTTACATTCAATCCAAAAGATACCAACACTTTTGCAAGTGCATCCCTTGATCGGACAATTAAGGTACAATCTAAATGCTTTGTCATGAACTTGTCCAGATTTTTGTTGCCTTGACATCAATATATTAGTCAATAATGTTAATTTTTGTAGATTTGGAATCTTGGATCCCCAGACCCAAACTTTACGCTTGATGCCCATCTGAAAGGAGTCAACTGTGTAGATTATTTTACTGGCGGGGATAAACCTTATTTAATCACTGGTTCTGATGATCACACTGCTAAGGTTTGTACACAGGTTTCTTTTCATCTTCTGCAACTTCTGTTATATTAAGGTTTTAGAACCAACTATGAAATCATATGCAATTTATGCTGAACAGGTTTGGGATTATCAGACTAAAAGCTGTGTCCAGACTCTAGAGGGTCACACACACAATGTTTCTGCAGTTTGTTTCCACCCCGAACTTCCAATTATAATTACAGGCTCTGAGGATGGTACTGTCCGTATATGGCATGCTACCACGTATAGGTAATTCTTTGCTTCAAGATGGCTCTATACTTGATGGTTGAAACATTCCTACGGTCCTACTACCTCTACATCTTTTTAACTTTCTGCTGTAGAAAGTCATTTCCAAAGTTTTCCAAAGCATTCTCATGATATTTGTCATCTTGCAGACTTGAAAACACATTGAATTATGGTCTCGAGAGAGTTTGGGCAATTGGTTACATGAAAGGTTCAAGACGGTAAGTTTTTGTGCTGTTTATCTAACGTGCTTCTGTGGCTTTTTTTGATGAATCTGAAAGTTGGGAATTGATACGAGCAGTATCCGCCCTCGTTGATTCACTAGCAAGTTGGGCATTGATACAAGCAGTATCCGCCCTTGTTGATTCACTAGTTGTTAGTGTCATTTTAAAGCTTGTTTCTGATAGTAGTTGTGATAAGCCTTCAACTCATTTTCCAACCGTAACAATAAAGATTCTTATTCCAAGATCGTGGTTTTTTTTTCATAGCATATTACCCGGTGAAGATGAATCGTTTTGGTGAAttctgttttgtttttattctaTTAGAAGATATATGTTTTATTGATGAATGCAGGGTTGTAATTGGCTATGATGAAGGATCCATCATGGTAAAGCTCGGTCGAGAAGTACCAGTTGCTAGCATGGACAATAGCGGAAAAGTCATTTGGGCTAAGCATAATGAGATTCAGACGGTCAATATTAAGAGTGTTGGAGCTGATTATGAGGTAATGCTTTTGCTGGAATTTAACATAtcagttttcaatcaaattgATATTCTCAAATTACTCGGTGTTTTTCCCAGGTTGCTGATGGAGAAAGATTGCCGTTGGCGGTTAAGGAATTGGGTACCTGTGACCTCTACCCACAGGTGATTATTTCTTGATTCACAAAAGCTGTATGCTGTCGCGAGCTTTTTTCTGTGTGAATACACTCTATGGTATTCAGATCTTGATACATTCTCGGTAGAGCCACATTTTTTTCTTTATGACTGTTATTGCAAAGGAAATTTACTgttttatgcattacttttataaaatttagaattttatttGGTTGTTTTAGTTCTATGTTTGTTTTGTGTGCTCTAAAAGTACATGAAATCATACTCGCATTCTTTTTAGCAAGGAAGGTGGGTGATATTCCTATTACCTCTTTAGAAGAATGTTTCGGAGAAAATTGTTGAAGTTAATTTCTTTTAATGATTGGAGTGGAAGAGGAGTTTTAAAAAGGCTGTTCGTCATCTTCTTGGTGCCAGTGTTTCAAATATCGAATTCCATTCAGCTGTAACAATTACTCATGGCTTTGTGCCTCGGGAAATTTACTTCGAAAATTTCTTGTACGCAGAGCTTAAAGCATAACCCCAATGGGaggtttgttgttgtttgtggaGATGGCGAATACATTATTTACACAGCTTTGGCATGGAGAAACAGGTCATTTGGCTCTGCGTTGGAAATTGTGTGGTCAACTGAAGGAGAATATGCCGTTAGAGAAAGTACATCAAAAATTAAGATCTTCAGTAAAAATTTCCaggtttttctttttctttcgtCCTTCTCATTATTCCTCACTGAAGCgagatgaaaaaataaattatgatgGCTTTTTGGCTCACCCTTCTCTTATTccaaatttaaaattctaacCATTAGCCTGGTCGGAAAATCATATAGTTTGTCCACTCTCGTAACAGTAGAATCACATTTTTCAGGAGAAGAAGAGCATCCGTCCCACATTCTCTGCAGAGCACATATATGGAGGAACTTTATTGGCAATgtgttcaaatgattttatttgtttctATGATTGGGCTGAATGCAGGTTGATAAGACGAATTGATGTGAATGTCAAAGTAAGAAAGTTACAGCTTATAGTATTCTTATGTTTCTATGGTGGCAATATTGATTATGAAAGATAATTTATCTCTCTTGATTATGTAATCCAGAATCTTTACTGGGCTGACAGCGGGGATATGGTGTCTATTGCGAGTGACACATCATTCTACATACTTAAGTTTAACGTAAACATTTTATTGTGTTTCTTCTGATTCTTGTGAATTTTCATGGTGGTTCTTTCTAATGAAGTCTAACGAATCTGATTTACCTTCTGTTTTGCAGCGTGATGTGGTCTCTGCACATTTGGATAGTGGAAAATCCACAGATGAACAAGGTGTGGAAGATGCTTTTGAGCTTCTTTATGAAATTAATGAACGAGTTAGGACTGGACTTTGGGTCGGGGATTGTTTCATTTACAACAACTCTTCTTGGAGACTCAATTACTGCGTAGGTGGTGAGGTATGATGTAATTTTTCAAATAATCTTATTATCATGATATTCCATTTCTTTCTTCCTTGGTGAGAAAGCAAATGATGATCTTTGTGACTTTGTAGGTGACAACAATGTTTCATTTAGACCGGCCGATGTACTTACTTGGATATCTTGCTAACCAGAGCCGTGTTTTCCTCATAGACAAAGAATTCAAGTAAGTTGCTCTtgcaaaattttataatttgcgTATGTTGATCAGACTTGTTTACATTGGGAGTTGAACCAGAACTAGAGTGTTTTTGTTAATTTTATCTATTGATCTATGTGCAGTGTTATAGGATATACTTTATTGCTCAGCTTGATTGAGTATAAAACTCTTGTAATGCGTGGTGATC
Proteins encoded:
- the LOC140884553 gene encoding coatomer subunit beta'-2 isoform X1, yielding MPLRLEIKRKLAQRSERVKCVDLHPSEPWMLASLYSGTVCIWNYQTQTMVKSFEVTELPVRSAKFIARKQWVVAGADDMFIRVYNYNTMDKVKVFEAHTDYIRCVSVHPTLPYVLSSSDDMLIKLWDWEKGWVCTQIFEGHSHYVMQVTFNPKDTNTFASASLDRTIKIWNLGSPDPNFTLDAHLKGVNCVDYFTGGDKPYLITGSDDHTAKVWDYQTKSCVQTLEGHTHNVSAVCFHPELPIIITGSEDGTVRIWHATTYRLENTLNYGLERVWAIGYMKGSRRVVIGYDEGSIMVKLGREVPVASMDNSGKVIWAKHNEIQTVNIKSVGADYEVADGERLPLAVKELGTCDLYPQSLKHNPNGRFVVVCGDGEYIIYTALAWRNRSFGSALEIVWSTEGEYAVRESTSKIKIFSKNFQEKKSIRPTFSAEHIYGGTLLAMCSNDFICFYDWAECRLIRRIDVNVKNLYWADSGDMVSIASDTSFYILKFNRDVVSAHLDSGKSTDEQGVEDAFELLYEINERVRTGLWVGDCFIYNNSSWRLNYCVGGEVTTMFHLDRPMYLLGYLANQSRVFLIDKEFNVIGYTLLLSLIEYKTLVMRGDLEKANEVLPSIPKEHHNSVARFLESRGMIEDALEVATDPDYRFELAIQLGKLEIAKEIAAVAQSESKWKQLGELAMSTGMLEMAEECLKQANDLSGLMLLYSSLGNADGITELASLAKEHGKNNVAFLCLFMLGKLEECLQLLVDCNRIPEAALMARSYLPSKVSEIVALWRKDLNKINQKAAESLADPEEYPNLFEDWQIALAVEAKAGETRGTYPSAAEYVHHVDRSTASLVEIFRNMQMDEEEPLENGDLDHEVAEQNGDEMKDEQGAAHIEGHDEGQDEAVVVDADSTDSAVLVNGNEAEEEWGTNNAGKPSA
- the LOC140884553 gene encoding coatomer subunit beta'-2 isoform X2, which produces MPLRLEIKRKLAQRSERVKCVDLHPSEPWMLASLYSGTVCIWNYQTQTMVKSFEVTELPVRSAKFIARKQWVVAGADDMFIRVYNYNTMDKVKVFEAHTDYIRCVSVHPTLPYVLSSSDDMLIKLWDWEKGWVCTQIFEGHSHYVMQVTFNPKDTNTFASASLDRTIKIWNLGSPDPNFTLDAHLKGVNCVDYFTGGDKPYLITGSDDHTAKVWDYQTKSCVQTLEGHTHNVSAVCFHPELPIIITGSEDGTVRIWHATTYRLENTLNYGLERVWAIGYMKGSRRVVIGYDEGSIMVKLGREVPVASMDNSGKVIWAKHNEIQTVNIKSVGADYEVADGERLPLAVKELGTCDLYPQSLKHNPNGRFVVVCGDGEYIIYTALAWRNRSFGSALEIVWSTEGEYAVRESTSKIKIFSKNFQEKKSIRPTFSAEHIYGGTLLAMCSNDFICFYDWAECRLIRRIDVNVKNLYWADSGDMVSIASDTSFYILKFNRDVVSAHLDSGKSTDEQGVEDAFELLYEINERVRTGLWVGDCFIYNNSSWRLNYCVGGEVTTMFHLDRPMYLLGYLANQSRVFLIDKEFNVIGYTLLLSLIEYKTLVMRGDLEKANEVLPSIPKEHHNSVARFLESRGMIEDALEVATDPDYRFELAIQLGKLEIAKEIAAVAQSESKWKQLGELAMSTGMLEMAEECLKQANDLSGLMLLYSSLGNADGITELASLAKEHGKNNVAFLCLFMLGKLEECLQLLVDCNRIPEAALMARSYLPSKVSEIVALWRKDLNKINQKAAESLADPEEYPNLFEDWQIALAVEAKAGETRGTYPSAAEYVHHVDRSTASLVEIFRNMQMDEEEPLENGDLDHEVAEQNGDEMKDEQGAAHIEGHDEGQDEAVVVDADSTDSAVLVNGNEAEEEWVLTPHR